A genomic segment from Actinomadura hallensis encodes:
- a CDS encoding DUF397 domain-containing protein: protein MKQQYSGWRKSPHSVPDSDCVEVGRSPHGTIGVRDTKEGTTGPILDFTRPEWAAFLNIVRSIKA from the coding sequence GTGAAGCAGCAGTACAGCGGCTGGCGCAAGTCGCCCCACAGCGTCCCGGATTCCGACTGCGTGGAAGTCGGCCGCTCCCCCCACGGCACCATCGGCGTACGCGACACCAAGGAAGGCACCACCGGCCCCATCCTGGACTTCACTCGCCCCGAGTGGGCTGCCTTCCTCAATATCGTCCGCTCGATCAAGGCGTAA
- a CDS encoding methyltransferase domain-containing protein, producing MKIEDLLRRVPREAFVPDVVWVRRDDGWAVPLRRADDPDRWLELVRSDDSIITQVDDGATERGVWPTSSASAPSIVATMLEALDVEAGMKVLEIGTGTGYNAALLAELAGPRNVTSVEIDAGPAEQARAALARVGCDVQVVTADGTHGHAANAPYDRVIATAAVCRLPYAWVRQTRPGGLILAPWGPTFHPDDPLVVLTTGEDGTAEGRFTCPAWFMPMRDQRMPQDVRHRTRKRWEEMGEPAVSRFGLTVTATTQHIWLDRPDNLVSPTLPDGTG from the coding sequence GTGAAGATCGAGGATCTTCTGCGCCGGGTGCCGCGCGAGGCGTTCGTCCCCGACGTGGTCTGGGTGCGCCGCGACGACGGCTGGGCCGTCCCCCTGCGGCGCGCGGACGACCCGGACCGGTGGCTCGAACTCGTCCGCTCCGACGACTCGATCATCACGCAGGTCGATGACGGGGCCACCGAGCGAGGCGTCTGGCCGACCAGCTCGGCCAGCGCGCCGAGCATCGTGGCCACGATGCTCGAGGCGCTCGACGTCGAAGCGGGCATGAAGGTGCTGGAGATCGGTACGGGGACCGGTTACAACGCGGCCCTGCTGGCAGAGCTGGCCGGGCCGCGGAACGTCACGTCGGTCGAGATCGACGCCGGTCCGGCCGAGCAGGCCCGTGCCGCCCTCGCGCGGGTCGGCTGCGACGTCCAGGTGGTGACCGCCGACGGCACGCACGGCCACGCCGCGAACGCTCCCTACGATCGCGTGATCGCCACGGCCGCGGTGTGCCGGCTGCCCTACGCATGGGTGCGGCAGACGCGGCCGGGCGGTCTCATCCTCGCTCCCTGGGGGCCGACTTTCCACCCCGACGATCCCCTGGTGGTCCTCACGACCGGGGAAGACGGGACGGCCGAAGGACGCTTTACCTGCCCCGCATGGTTCATGCCGATGAGGGACCAACGGATGCCGCAGGACGTCAGGCACCGAACCCGCAAGCGCTGGGAGGAGATGGGCGAGCCGGCCGTCTCGCGGTTCGGCCTCACCGTCACCGCCACGACACAGCACATCTGGCTCGACCGTCCGGACAACCTCGTCTCCCCGACCCTCCCGGACGGCACCGGTTAG
- a CDS encoding nuclear transport factor 2 family protein, with amino-acid sequence MNDRDELSLLVSRLGRWLDEKSPGDGRALFTEDAEVHTLGGVSKGVDALVEQARRNHQVPTQHFVTDPLVEVDGDQATIEANLLVVFVKDEGLRLLGERYELRAARTGDGWRLTRVQARPIWEVAGV; translated from the coding sequence GTGAACGATCGAGACGAGCTGTCCCTGCTGGTCAGCCGGCTGGGACGGTGGTTGGACGAGAAGAGCCCCGGCGACGGCCGTGCGCTCTTCACCGAGGACGCGGAGGTCCACACGCTGGGCGGGGTCTCCAAAGGCGTCGACGCCCTGGTCGAGCAGGCGCGCCGCAATCACCAGGTGCCGACCCAGCACTTCGTCACCGACCCGCTCGTGGAGGTGGACGGCGACCAGGCCACCATCGAGGCGAACCTCCTCGTCGTGTTCGTGAAGGACGAAGGTCTACGGCTGCTGGGGGAGCGCTACGAGTTGAGAGCGGCTCGTACAGGAGATGGATGGCGGCTTACGCGGGTACAGGCGCGTCCTATCTGGGAGGTCGCAGGTGTCTGA
- a CDS encoding DEAD/DEAH box helicase, with amino-acid sequence MPQLAFAADFFDEYENLEKTVKQGVREAMAKFQKLTAAELTADKGLHLEQLENARDPRIRTIRITQFWRGVVLAPDDGSGTYLLLKVLQHDKAIAWARKRVISVNKATRGLEVRNVEAIEQLTPVFQEAADKAPALLFADYSDTVLRDLGIDDGVLPAVRTIIDKPQLEAFATLFPEDQFEVLQYLAEGFTPDEVWQEVVAVRRPADATADEVTEDLATAIANTPSRIALVSGPDELQDILTKPFDAWRIFLHPSQRRIAYRPSYSGSAQVSGGPGTGKTVVALHRVKHLLDQSDDARILLTTFTNALADSLRDSLARLLDDTEALDRVEVTTVNALARRVVADHGPVPNLVSENDYRTRKRWRKIAERLDLPWNEHFLDLEYRHVVLAQGIRSEEEYLSASRAGRGAALRTPQRAEAWRAIAEFERQLEADGQCTHLQLCIRAAELLATEGPRYRHIVVDEAQDLHPAQWRVLRHAVAEQPDDLFIAGDPHQRIYDTRVSLRSMGVNVSGRSSRLRINYRSTQEILTWSSAIMTGEKIDDLDEGSDTLDGYRSRLRGRYPALASASSQAVELDRLAEKIRSWLDAGVDPSDIAVATRFHDLGTRARQRLLDDDIPAVALKDGPDASEPGVRVATMHAMKGLEFRCVALIGVTERAHPLEAAVTPADLDRIQHEIDMLSERSLLFVACTRAREDLYISWHGAPSPLLPL; translated from the coding sequence TTGCCGCAGCTCGCCTTCGCCGCCGACTTCTTCGACGAGTACGAGAACCTGGAGAAGACGGTCAAGCAGGGTGTGCGGGAGGCGATGGCCAAGTTCCAAAAACTCACGGCCGCTGAGCTGACCGCGGACAAGGGCCTGCACCTCGAGCAGCTGGAGAACGCCCGCGACCCGCGTATCCGCACCATTCGCATCACCCAGTTCTGGCGCGGAGTCGTGCTCGCGCCGGACGACGGCAGCGGCACCTACCTGCTGCTCAAGGTGCTGCAGCACGACAAGGCGATCGCGTGGGCCCGCAAACGCGTCATCAGCGTCAACAAGGCGACCCGCGGCCTCGAGGTCCGCAACGTCGAAGCTATCGAGCAACTCACGCCGGTGTTCCAAGAGGCGGCGGACAAGGCCCCCGCGCTCCTTTTCGCCGACTACTCCGACACCGTCCTGAGAGACCTCGGCATTGACGACGGGGTGCTCCCCGCCGTCCGCACCATCATCGACAAGCCGCAGCTCGAAGCCTTCGCGACGCTGTTCCCTGAAGACCAGTTCGAGGTTCTGCAGTATCTCGCCGAGGGCTTCACGCCGGACGAGGTGTGGCAGGAGGTGGTCGCGGTCCGGCGTCCCGCCGACGCGACCGCCGACGAGGTGACCGAGGACTTGGCGACCGCCATCGCCAACACCCCGAGCCGCATCGCGCTCGTGTCGGGACCAGACGAACTGCAGGACATCCTGACCAAGCCGTTCGACGCTTGGCGCATCTTCCTCCACCCGTCCCAGCGCCGGATCGCATACCGCCCGTCCTACAGCGGTTCGGCGCAGGTGTCCGGCGGACCCGGCACCGGCAAGACCGTCGTGGCTCTGCACCGCGTCAAGCACCTCCTCGACCAGTCCGACGATGCCCGCATCCTGCTCACGACCTTCACGAATGCACTGGCCGACTCCTTGAGGGACAGCCTGGCGCGCCTGCTGGACGACACGGAAGCGCTCGACCGTGTCGAGGTGACCACGGTGAACGCGCTTGCCCGCCGAGTCGTGGCCGACCACGGGCCCGTCCCCAACTTGGTCTCCGAGAACGACTACCGCACCCGCAAACGCTGGCGGAAGATCGCCGAGAGACTCGACCTGCCGTGGAATGAGCACTTCCTGGATCTTGAATACCGCCACGTCGTCCTCGCGCAGGGCATCCGTAGCGAGGAGGAATACCTGTCGGCTTCACGCGCCGGCCGGGGCGCTGCACTCCGAACCCCTCAACGTGCCGAAGCCTGGCGCGCCATCGCAGAGTTCGAACGCCAGCTCGAAGCAGACGGCCAGTGCACTCACCTTCAGCTGTGCATCAGGGCCGCCGAGTTGCTGGCCACGGAAGGCCCGCGGTACCGCCACATCGTCGTGGACGAAGCTCAGGATCTGCACCCGGCGCAATGGCGCGTGCTGCGCCACGCAGTCGCGGAACAGCCCGACGACCTGTTCATCGCCGGCGACCCCCACCAGCGGATCTATGACACCCGCGTCTCCCTGCGGTCGATGGGAGTGAACGTCTCCGGCCGCTCCAGCAGGCTGCGCATCAACTACCGCAGCACGCAGGAGATCTTGACTTGGTCGTCCGCCATCATGACCGGCGAGAAGATCGACGACCTGGACGAGGGCTCCGACACCTTGGACGGCTACAGATCCAGGCTCCGCGGCCGGTATCCGGCCCTGGCGTCGGCGTCGAGCCAGGCCGTCGAGCTGGACCGCCTCGCAGAAAAGATCCGTTCCTGGCTGGACGCAGGAGTCGACCCGTCGGACATTGCGGTGGCAACCCGCTTCCACGACCTCGGTACTCGGGCGAGACAGCGACTCCTGGACGACGACATTCCCGCCGTCGCTCTCAAGGACGGGCCGGACGCCTCCGAACCAGGCGTACGCGTCGCCACGATGCACGCAATGAAGGGCTTGGAGTTCCGCTGCGTCGCCCTCATCGGCGTCACCGAACGCGCACACCCGCTCGAAGCCGCAGTCACGCCCGCTGACCTCGACCGCATCCAGCACGAGATCGACATGCTCAGCGAACGCTCCCTGCTCTTCGTAGCCTGCACCCGCGCCCGCGAAGACCTCTACATCTCCTGGCATGGCGCTCCGAGCCCGCTCCTCCCGCTGTGA
- a CDS encoding helix-turn-helix domain-containing protein yields MTSPFVRRQRLATELRTLREERGITADELAKQIFRSRTTISKLENARCRPDLGDISNILNALDAPRDRGEKIFKIARQAAQRGWWDTYGDAMGDRQRIYANIESGAATIRGYNQFVIPGLLQTPEFIKALIKLDEADGPPKYNPERMLDGRRMRQASALRADGPYYEIVMDEFVLRRLAVPPGIMSDQLRYLVTTVSANPRITVRVLPFNARIKGGFSARSSFTIYTFPDPEDPVIALADTVNADVVHIDPEDVRRYVEMYDRIKGASLSTVSSLTLLENVASELTDLAGS; encoded by the coding sequence GTGACCAGTCCCTTCGTCCGCCGGCAAAGGCTCGCCACCGAACTGCGGACCCTGCGCGAAGAGCGCGGCATCACCGCCGACGAGCTGGCCAAACAGATCTTCCGCTCCCGCACGACGATCTCCAAGCTGGAGAACGCCCGCTGCCGCCCCGACCTCGGCGATATATCCAACATCCTCAACGCCCTCGACGCTCCCCGCGACAGGGGCGAGAAGATTTTCAAGATCGCACGCCAGGCGGCGCAGCGAGGATGGTGGGACACTTACGGAGATGCCATGGGTGACCGGCAGCGCATCTACGCCAATATCGAGTCCGGGGCTGCGACAATTCGCGGCTACAACCAATTCGTTATCCCTGGACTTCTGCAGACGCCAGAGTTCATCAAGGCTCTCATCAAGCTAGATGAAGCGGATGGCCCTCCCAAGTACAATCCAGAGCGGATGCTCGATGGACGACGCATGCGTCAGGCATCCGCCCTCCGCGCAGATGGGCCGTATTACGAAATCGTGATGGACGAGTTCGTTCTGCGTCGACTGGCGGTTCCCCCTGGCATCATGAGCGATCAACTCCGCTATCTAGTAACGACAGTTTCAGCGAACCCTCGAATCACGGTACGCGTACTCCCGTTCAACGCCCGAATCAAAGGTGGATTCTCCGCCAGGTCGTCCTTCACGATCTATACCTTCCCAGATCCCGAAGACCCTGTGATCGCCCTAGCAGACACGGTCAACGCTGATGTCGTTCACATCGATCCAGAGGATGTCAGACGCTATGTGGAGATGTACGATCGCATCAAGGGCGCCTCCCTCTCGACCGTCAGCAGCCTCACACTCCTGGAGAACGTGGCCAGCGAGCTGACTGACCTGGCAGGATCGTAA
- a CDS encoding response regulator, producing the protein MIRVLLVDDQPLVRSGFRALIDLEDDIEVVAEAADGREALALAREHLPDIALVDIQMPVLDGIETTRRIAADPSLTGLHVVILTNYGMDEYVLEALRAGAAGFLVKDIQPEDFLHSIRVAARGDALLAPSITRRLIDRYVTQPLTASGTDLEELTPREREAVALVARGLSNDQIAARMVISPATAKTHVNRAMTKLHVRDRAQLVVLAYESGLVTPTP; encoded by the coding sequence ATGATCCGGGTCCTGCTGGTCGACGACCAGCCGCTCGTCCGCAGCGGATTCCGGGCGCTCATCGACCTGGAGGACGACATCGAGGTCGTGGCCGAGGCCGCCGACGGACGGGAGGCCCTCGCGCTGGCCCGCGAGCACCTCCCCGACATCGCGCTCGTCGACATCCAGATGCCCGTCCTCGACGGCATCGAGACCACACGCCGCATCGCCGCGGACCCGTCCCTGACGGGACTCCACGTCGTCATCCTGACCAACTACGGCATGGACGAGTACGTCCTGGAAGCACTGCGCGCCGGGGCCGCCGGTTTCCTCGTCAAGGACATCCAGCCGGAGGACTTCCTCCACTCCATCCGCGTCGCCGCACGCGGCGACGCGCTCCTGGCCCCCTCGATCACCCGGCGCCTGATCGACCGGTACGTCACCCAGCCCCTCACCGCGTCCGGAACGGACCTGGAAGAACTGACCCCCCGCGAACGCGAGGCCGTCGCCCTGGTCGCCAGAGGACTGTCCAACGACCAGATCGCCGCCCGCATGGTGATCAGCCCCGCGACCGCCAAGACCCACGTCAACCGGGCCATGACCAAACTCCACGTCCGCGACCGCGCCCAACTGGTGGTCCTGGCCTACGAATCAGGTCTGGTGACCCCCACCCCCTGA
- a CDS encoding AAA family ATPase, producing the protein MNDRLIELEVQNFRSLRKITVPLGPLNVLVGPNGAGKTNVLEVFRFLADVIRTDLEPALELRGGFEELVFWGGRKQPASFQIKLKATWTAHSSMRAPDEYTLRVERRAPADSRPSLRRHETFQFKRTKGRGRRITISGQRVSVESISRDEEASQEYLFGIRRLSSGLSTLPRLSDDEGGNEVATVAERLASFRVFDVSVDRARLPARFPSRHVTLEEDAANLAAFLLFLEGRGDGVFDQLVEDAKEVLPQLDGVSFEYPSGPAREVVVVLHERGLRRPTQLADASYGTIRLLGLLALLYDPEPPALTCVEEIDHGLHPQALELLVERLREASERTQFLIATHSPAFADRLKPGELVVCERLDDGSSAIPAIPEDKVREIAESSDDLPLGRLWFSGALGGSL; encoded by the coding sequence ATGAACGACCGGCTGATCGAGCTGGAAGTACAGAACTTTCGCAGCCTGCGCAAAATCACCGTGCCTTTGGGGCCGCTAAATGTTCTGGTCGGACCAAACGGAGCGGGTAAGACGAATGTGTTGGAAGTCTTCCGCTTCCTGGCCGACGTCATCCGCACTGACCTGGAGCCGGCGCTCGAACTACGCGGAGGCTTCGAAGAACTGGTGTTCTGGGGCGGGCGGAAGCAACCGGCCTCCTTTCAGATCAAGCTGAAGGCAACTTGGACTGCGCATAGCAGCATGAGGGCGCCGGACGAGTACACCCTTCGTGTGGAACGGCGTGCGCCCGCTGACTCTCGACCCTCGCTCAGACGACACGAGACCTTCCAATTCAAAAGAACTAAGGGGCGCGGACGGCGTATCACGATCTCTGGGCAGAGGGTGAGCGTCGAAAGCATCAGCCGGGACGAAGAAGCATCGCAGGAATACCTGTTCGGCATTCGCCGCCTGAGCAGTGGCCTGTCCACTCTGCCGCGGCTGTCCGACGACGAGGGAGGGAACGAGGTGGCCACGGTGGCTGAGCGCCTCGCCTCCTTCCGGGTCTTCGACGTCAGCGTCGACAGGGCACGGCTTCCCGCTCGCTTCCCGAGCAGGCATGTGACGCTGGAGGAGGATGCCGCCAACCTCGCGGCCTTTCTGCTTTTTCTAGAGGGACGCGGGGACGGAGTCTTTGATCAACTGGTCGAAGACGCAAAGGAAGTCCTTCCACAACTGGACGGAGTCAGTTTCGAATACCCGTCAGGGCCTGCACGCGAGGTGGTCGTAGTCCTGCATGAGCGAGGACTGCGCAGACCGACGCAACTCGCAGACGCCTCGTACGGCACCATCCGTCTGCTCGGACTACTGGCTCTGCTCTATGATCCGGAGCCCCCGGCGCTGACCTGTGTGGAAGAGATCGACCATGGCTTGCATCCGCAGGCCCTTGAACTCTTGGTCGAACGACTACGCGAGGCGAGTGAGCGCACGCAGTTTCTCATCGCCACGCACTCCCCCGCCTTCGCGGACAGGTTGAAGCCCGGTGAGCTGGTGGTGTGCGAGCGGCTCGACGACGGATCGTCCGCGATCCCCGCCATTCCAGAGGACAAGGTCAGGGAGATCGCCGAAAGCAGTGACGACCTCCCGCTCGGACGCCTCTGGTTCTCGGGTGCCCTGGGCGGCTCCCTATGA
- a CDS encoding MarR family winged helix-turn-helix transcriptional regulator, with product MMKADARTPTRLRHAPSWLLNLASMHSHRLVSERFAAAGARGYHFRLLAALDEYGPSSQADLGRHTGIDRSDVVAALNELAAKKLIERTPDPSDRRRNIITLTPEGTRHLEELQEVVDQIQDDLLAPLTKAERAQLTTLLTRLTEHHAR from the coding sequence ATGATGAAGGCCGACGCCCGGACGCCCACCCGCCTCCGGCACGCCCCGAGCTGGCTGCTCAACCTGGCGTCCATGCACAGCCACCGCCTGGTCAGCGAACGTTTCGCCGCCGCCGGCGCCCGCGGCTACCACTTCCGCCTGCTGGCCGCCCTGGACGAGTACGGCCCGTCCAGCCAGGCCGACCTGGGCCGCCACACCGGCATCGACCGCAGCGACGTGGTCGCCGCCCTCAACGAACTCGCGGCCAAGAAGCTGATCGAACGCACCCCGGACCCGTCCGACCGTCGCCGCAACATCATCACCCTCACCCCGGAAGGCACCCGCCACCTGGAGGAACTGCAAGAAGTGGTCGACCAGATCCAGGACGACCTGCTGGCCCCCCTGACCAAGGCGGAACGAGCCCAGCTCACCACCCTCCTGACCCGCCTGACGGAACACCACGCCCGCTGA
- a CDS encoding sensor histidine kinase produces MRTGRLRLRAAAIDWAIAVSVAATLLITGLSGPQPATGRDALGYALLAAGGLALAARRRAPVPVLVFTGLCAAGHQAAGFDVPAVAYLIAVYATVRAGHRLAAVTTSLIVLALLPLAAMASGLHDTGEAFTQARGVLELAWLIAAGAAGEALRQAERRAEEAERTREETARRRADEERLRIARELHDSLTHQISIIKVQAEAAVHVARRRGEQVPDALIAIQEAGREATRELRATLEALRDDDTAPPRGVDHVPELVERARATGLDTTLTIEGQRQDVPAAVDRTVYRIVQESLTNTLRHSGAATAAIRIERRPKSLVVRIDDNGKAAPGTAVEPGVGLQGMRERVAALGGRLSAEPRPEGGFSVQAELPVGGTS; encoded by the coding sequence ATGAGGACTGGACGGCTCCGCCTGCGGGCCGCTGCCATCGACTGGGCGATCGCCGTCTCCGTCGCGGCGACGCTTCTGATCACCGGCCTCTCCGGGCCTCAGCCCGCCACCGGCCGCGACGCGCTCGGCTACGCGCTGCTGGCCGCCGGAGGTCTGGCGCTGGCCGCGCGCCGTCGCGCACCCGTCCCGGTCCTGGTGTTCACCGGGCTGTGCGCGGCGGGCCACCAGGCGGCGGGCTTCGACGTCCCCGCGGTGGCGTACCTGATCGCGGTGTACGCCACCGTCCGGGCGGGACACCGCCTCGCCGCGGTGACGACGAGCCTGATCGTCCTGGCGCTCCTCCCACTCGCGGCCATGGCCTCCGGCCTGCACGACACCGGCGAGGCCTTCACACAGGCCCGGGGCGTCCTCGAACTGGCCTGGCTGATCGCCGCCGGAGCGGCGGGCGAGGCGCTGCGGCAGGCCGAGCGGCGGGCGGAGGAGGCCGAACGCACCCGCGAGGAGACCGCGCGGCGCCGCGCCGACGAGGAACGGCTCCGCATCGCACGCGAACTGCACGACTCCCTCACCCACCAGATCTCGATCATCAAGGTGCAGGCGGAGGCCGCCGTCCACGTGGCCCGGCGCCGCGGCGAACAGGTGCCGGACGCCCTCATCGCGATCCAGGAGGCCGGCCGGGAGGCGACCCGCGAACTGCGCGCGACCCTGGAGGCGCTGCGCGACGACGACACCGCACCCCCGCGCGGAGTCGACCACGTCCCGGAACTCGTGGAACGCGCCCGCGCGACCGGCCTGGACACGACACTGACGATCGAGGGACAACGACAGGACGTCCCGGCCGCGGTGGACCGGACCGTCTACCGCATCGTGCAGGAATCACTCACCAACACCCTCCGGCACTCCGGCGCCGCCACCGCGGCCATCCGGATTGAGCGCCGTCCCAAATCCCTGGTGGTGCGCATCGACGACAACGGCAAGGCCGCACCCGGCACCGCCGTGGAACCCGGCGTCGGACTGCAGGGCATGCGCGAACGGGTCGCCGCCCTGGGCGGCCGGCTGAGCGCCGAACCGCGCCCCGAAGGCGGCTTCTCCGTCCAGGCCGAACTCCCCGTGGGAGGGACGTCATGA
- a CDS encoding hemerythrin domain-containing protein, which translates to MGEGEKTRLVAWSRELRRVHDRLREALTVTREAVAAGEPAEPATRDLLLFCHGLCSALTAHHEGEDRELFPVIAEQHPELRETLHYLQQDHSMIEHLLTALQAAVARAAPPSELDRHLEGLSAIMESHFRYEERRLLTVLETLTLDTHPKTALGPL; encoded by the coding sequence GTGGGTGAGGGCGAGAAGACCAGGCTGGTCGCCTGGAGCCGAGAGCTTCGCCGCGTGCACGACAGGCTCCGCGAAGCGTTGACCGTGACCCGGGAAGCGGTGGCCGCGGGAGAACCCGCCGAACCGGCCACACGAGACCTCCTGCTGTTCTGCCACGGTCTCTGCAGCGCCTTGACCGCCCACCACGAGGGCGAGGACCGCGAACTTTTCCCCGTGATCGCCGAACAGCACCCCGAACTGCGGGAGACACTCCACTACCTGCAGCAGGACCACTCGATGATCGAGCACCTACTGACCGCCCTTCAGGCCGCCGTGGCCCGAGCCGCCCCACCCTCGGAACTGGACCGCCACCTGGAGGGCCTGTCAGCGATCATGGAGTCGCACTTCAGATACGAAGAACGCCGGCTCCTGACCGTCCTAGAGACACTGACCCTGGACACCCACCCCAAGACCGCCCTAGGCCCCCTATAA
- a CDS encoding DUF6939 family protein — MPIHVASRRRRPASLRAEFPDAEIIDVTSKAPEPWVRLSPFYPHGGIPVPYSDGVISQSVEGIWQALKVFKDVDVDPSKLEINTMKALKRTVRRYGPVQGHRTGLHGDRLLPYETARRQIYLPTYRWVLENRVADLIEQLRTKNDVVLLDYTTNADVSNSAIPLSHAALIQLRIEDRWPAET, encoded by the coding sequence GTGCCGATCCATGTCGCCAGCCGTCGCCGCAGGCCGGCATCGCTACGCGCCGAGTTCCCCGACGCGGAGATCATCGACGTGACCTCCAAGGCGCCGGAGCCGTGGGTGCGGCTGAGCCCGTTCTATCCGCACGGCGGCATCCCGGTCCCCTACAGCGACGGCGTGATCAGCCAGTCGGTGGAGGGGATCTGGCAGGCCCTCAAAGTCTTCAAGGACGTCGACGTCGACCCCTCAAAGCTCGAGATCAACACGATGAAGGCCCTAAAACGAACAGTGCGCCGCTACGGCCCCGTCCAGGGCCACCGCACCGGCCTGCACGGCGACCGACTACTCCCCTACGAGACGGCCCGCCGCCAGATCTACCTGCCGACCTACCGCTGGGTCCTCGAAAACCGCGTAGCCGACCTGATCGAGCAACTACGCACCAAGAACGACGTGGTGCTACTCGACTACACCACCAACGCCGACGTCTCGAATTCCGCCATCCCCCTCTCCCACGCCGCCCTGATCCAACTACGCATAGAGGACCGCTGGCCTGCAGAAACCTGA
- a CDS encoding DUF397 domain-containing protein, whose amino-acid sequence MTTPYTHWRKSSHSAPNGECVEVGRSPHGTIGVRDTKEGTNSPILNFTRPEWAAFLNAVRSIKA is encoded by the coding sequence ATGACGACTCCATACACCCATTGGCGCAAGTCCAGCCACAGCGCCCCCAACGGCGAGTGCGTAGAGGTGGGCCGTTCTCCCCACGGCACCATCGGCGTACGCGACACCAAGGAAGGCACCAACAGCCCCATCCTGAACTTCACTCGCCCTGAATGGGCCGCCTTCCTCAATGCCGTCCGCTCGATCAAAGCGTGA
- a CDS encoding DUF6223 family protein: MFIQHVLAVAAYAMSAGRLGASVAGLTGLAGVIIGGLALARPTGRRGIGGGRNGAAAALTAGLIGLVLGGLVAATAEGGVGSGNGLGGAFVALVLGLVATVLGGLALARVRRTG; the protein is encoded by the coding sequence ATGTTCATCCAGCATGTGCTCGCGGTCGCCGCCTACGCCATGAGCGCCGGGCGGCTCGGTGCGAGTGTCGCCGGGCTGACCGGGCTGGCCGGCGTGATCATCGGTGGGCTGGCGCTGGCCCGCCCCACCGGCCGCCGCGGCATCGGCGGCGGGCGGAACGGGGCCGCCGCCGCTCTGACGGCCGGGCTGATCGGCCTCGTTCTCGGCGGGCTGGTCGCGGCCACGGCGGAGGGCGGAGTCGGTAGCGGCAACGGGCTCGGCGGAGCCTTCGTGGCCCTGGTCTTGGGGCTGGTCGCCACGGTCCTCGGCGGGCTCGCGCTGGCCCGTGTCCGCCGCACCGGCTGA
- a CDS encoding DUF4365 domain-containing protein, with product MDPRNHQGGYGEAFVSALAMAAGLRQAKPLPDIDGIDLCLWPDGTGTRRGARAPGINVQVKSGSVATETDTTWGYRLDVPHFNLLADAQATIYPMFLFLVIVPKDWREYATAGHDGLLLRNAAYWHSLADEEQITGAKEGAKTTVHVPKANLLTVDSLRALVEDPERTATAQAEAS from the coding sequence GTGGACCCGAGGAACCACCAGGGCGGCTACGGGGAGGCTTTCGTCTCGGCGCTCGCCATGGCGGCGGGCCTGCGGCAGGCGAAGCCGCTCCCGGATATCGACGGCATCGACCTCTGTTTGTGGCCCGATGGCACGGGCACCCGCCGCGGCGCACGCGCGCCCGGAATCAACGTTCAGGTGAAGTCCGGTTCCGTGGCCACGGAAACGGATACCACATGGGGTTACCGCCTCGACGTGCCTCACTTCAACCTCCTCGCCGACGCGCAGGCCACGATCTATCCCATGTTCCTGTTCTTAGTGATCGTCCCGAAGGATTGGCGGGAGTACGCCACAGCCGGACACGACGGGTTACTGTTGCGGAACGCTGCCTACTGGCATTCCTTGGCGGACGAGGAGCAGATCACCGGTGCCAAGGAAGGCGCGAAGACGACAGTCCACGTCCCCAAGGCCAACCTGCTGACCGTTGATTCGCTTCGCGCGCTCGTGGAAGATCCAGAGAGGACGGCCACGGCCCAGGCGGAGGCGTCATGA
- a CDS encoding ATP-binding protein translates to MLLAVSVPAKPNTSMYWRRDFHGKADQVRLVRAFAAHLLADFPGLDDVLLVLDELAVNAVRHTRSGDDGGRFTVEISMDVAGVIVYVTDQGGPGHPRLRDITDLAEGGRGLLTVEALTATWSWTGDSQGRTVRATFPRTALCAGGPEIG, encoded by the coding sequence ATGCTGCTCGCGGTATCCGTACCGGCGAAGCCCAACACGTCGATGTACTGGCGGCGTGATTTTCATGGTAAGGCGGATCAAGTCCGGCTTGTCCGGGCATTCGCGGCGCATTTGCTGGCCGACTTTCCGGGCCTGGACGACGTTCTCCTCGTGCTGGACGAACTCGCCGTGAACGCCGTCCGCCACACTCGTTCGGGCGACGACGGCGGACGATTCACGGTCGAGATCAGCATGGACGTCGCCGGGGTCATCGTCTACGTCACCGACCAAGGCGGGCCGGGCCACCCCCGCCTGCGCGACATCACCGACCTGGCCGAGGGCGGCCGGGGCCTGCTCACGGTCGAGGCCCTCACCGCGACCTGGTCATGGACCGGCGACTCCCAGGGCCGAACCGTCCGCGCCACGTTCCCCCGTACAGCGCTGTGCGCGGGTGGCCCCGAGATAGGCTGA